The following proteins come from a genomic window of Thiothrix unzii:
- a CDS encoding rhodanese-like domain-containing protein, which translates to MLMMGLVAIVGLILWTEFSRLTRKYKQVGAAQAVQVMNQEGSLVLDVREDSEVRNGKIKGARHIPLAQLKTRLVELESFKAKPVLVYCRSGSRSAHACSVISKAGFQDVSNLAGGIVAWESANLPISQR; encoded by the coding sequence ATGCTTATGATGGGTTTGGTTGCTATCGTGGGTCTGATCCTCTGGACAGAGTTCAGTCGCCTTACCCGTAAATACAAGCAAGTAGGAGCTGCACAAGCCGTACAGGTAATGAACCAAGAAGGTTCCTTAGTGCTGGATGTGCGTGAAGACAGTGAAGTGCGCAATGGTAAAATCAAAGGAGCACGTCACATTCCTTTGGCTCAACTAAAAACGCGCCTCGTGGAGCTGGAGTCATTCAAAGCCAAACCTGTTTTAGTCTATTGCCGCAGTGGTAGCCGCTCCGCTCATGCGTGCAGTGTTATCAGCAAAGCCGGATTCCAAGATGTCAGCAATTTAGCCGGTGGCATCGTCGCTTGGGAGTCTGCTAATTTGCCTATCAGCCAACGATGA
- the grxC gene encoding glutaredoxin 3 → MNQAVITLYTTRFCPYCMRARALLSRKGVTYSEINVGHDAALWQEMETVSGRDTVPQIFIGEVHVGGYDDMAALDRAGKLDTLLFNQTPSQGE, encoded by the coding sequence ATGAATCAGGCAGTCATTACCCTATACACCACCCGCTTTTGCCCTTATTGCATGAGGGCGCGGGCGTTGTTGAGCCGCAAAGGTGTGACTTACTCAGAAATTAACGTTGGTCACGATGCTGCTTTGTGGCAGGAAATGGAAACCGTGAGTGGGCGTGACACGGTTCCGCAAATCTTTATCGGTGAGGTGCATGTAGGGGGCTATGACGACATGGCTGCACTCGACCGTGCCGGTAAACTGGATACCTTGCTTTTTAATCAAACACCATCCCAAGGGGAATAA
- the secB gene encoding protein-export chaperone SecB, with amino-acid sequence MSTEQQEQQFIIQRIYVKDVSFEAPNSPGMFTQEWNPDTNLDLNTHVNPLSSDNYEVELAITITVKSSDKTAFLVEVTQAGVFFITGYAQEQINHLLAAYCPNILFPYAREVIASLVSKGSFPELHLSPINFDALYARRLQEEQAKEQGAAE; translated from the coding sequence ATGAGCACAGAACAACAAGAACAGCAATTCATCATCCAGCGTATCTACGTCAAGGATGTTTCCTTTGAAGCACCTAATTCTCCGGGGATGTTCACGCAAGAGTGGAATCCTGACACCAATTTAGACCTCAATACCCACGTTAATCCGCTGTCCAGCGATAATTACGAAGTGGAATTGGCGATTACGATCACGGTGAAAAGTTCTGATAAAACCGCGTTTTTGGTGGAAGTGACCCAGGCCGGGGTATTTTTCATCACAGGTTACGCACAAGAGCAAATCAATCATTTATTGGCGGCATATTGCCCGAACATTTTGTTCCCGTATGCACGTGAAGTGATTGCGAGTCTGGTGTCCAAAGGTAGCTTCCCGGAATTGCATTTGTCACCGATTAACTTTGATGCGTTGTACGCGCGTCGCTTGCAGGAAGAGCAGGCTAAAGAACAAGGTGCGGCTGAGTAA
- a CDS encoding NAD(P)H-dependent glycerol-3-phosphate dehydrogenase — protein sequence MAAPIQSIAVYGAGSWGTALALQLARNGLNVLLWDFNPAHVATLQRERCNAHYLPGIAFPESLQCSADLAELAAFADHHLLVVPSHGFRALLQQLAPLLQAKDAVCWATKGLELNTGKLLHEVLQETLPQCAMYGVVSGPTFAAEVASGLPTAMTVAASTPALAQAIATAFQANNYRVYLSNDVIGVELGGAVKNVLAIAAGISDGLGFGANARVALITRGLAEMMRLGSKLGAQPETLMGLAGMGDLVLTCTDNQSRNRRLGLALGQGKDRDAAIAEIGQAVEGAKSALAIGKLAASAGVEMPICEQVYRILYEQLPPRLAVQELLARDIKAEF from the coding sequence ATGGCAGCACCGATTCAGTCCATTGCGGTTTACGGTGCGGGTTCATGGGGAACTGCGCTGGCATTGCAATTAGCGCGTAATGGGCTGAATGTATTACTGTGGGATTTTAACCCGGCACACGTGGCAACCTTGCAGCGCGAACGCTGTAATGCGCATTATTTGCCCGGTATTGCCTTTCCTGAAAGCTTGCAATGTTCGGCGGATTTGGCGGAGTTAGCGGCATTTGCTGACCACCATTTATTGGTTGTGCCTAGCCACGGTTTTCGTGCGTTGTTGCAACAACTTGCGCCGTTGCTGCAAGCCAAGGACGCGGTGTGTTGGGCAACTAAAGGTCTGGAGTTGAATACCGGTAAGTTGCTGCATGAAGTCTTGCAGGAAACCTTACCGCAATGCGCGATGTATGGTGTGGTTTCCGGGCCGACGTTTGCGGCGGAAGTCGCTAGCGGTTTGCCTACTGCAATGACGGTGGCGGCGAGTACACCCGCGTTGGCACAAGCGATTGCAACGGCGTTTCAGGCCAACAATTACCGGGTTTACTTAAGTAATGACGTAATTGGGGTGGAGCTGGGTGGCGCGGTTAAAAACGTGTTAGCGATTGCAGCGGGTATTTCCGACGGCTTAGGTTTCGGGGCGAATGCGCGAGTGGCGTTAATTACGCGCGGTTTGGCAGAAATGATGCGCTTGGGCAGTAAGTTGGGTGCACAGCCAGAAACTTTGATGGGTTTGGCAGGTATGGGCGATTTGGTGTTGACCTGCACCGATAATCAGTCACGTAATCGTCGCTTAGGTTTGGCTTTAGGGCAGGGTAAAGACCGTGATGCTGCCATTGCTGAGATTGGGCAGGCGGTTGAAGGGGCAAAATCCGCCTTGGCAATTGGTAAACTTGCCGCTTCTGCTGGGGTTGAAATGCCTATTTGTGAACAGGTTTACCGCATTCTTTACGAGCAATTGCCGCCGCGCTTAGCGGTTCAGGAATTGTTAGCACGTGATATTAAAGCAGAGTTTTAA
- the gshB gene encoding glutathione synthase translates to MTTAQAYAIGFVMDPISSINIKKDSTFAMMLEAQRRGCRLFHILQGDLWVDDGVVFARMNPVTVTDDPANWFAFGEAVVRPLHELPVVLMRKDPPFDMEYIYSTYLLELAQQRGTLVLNKPESIRSANEKLFATWFPHYCPPTRVTRDMGLIRDFLQEQQHIVVKPLDGMGGSMIFQVRHDDPNRNVILETITAHGIRTVMAQRFLPEYKQGDKRILLIDGEPFPHALARIPAEGEGRANLAAGGTGVGVDLTAREFEICAAIAPTLRAMGLTFVGLDVIGDYVTEINVTSPTCIRELDKIYSANIASLLFDAIERRLAAG, encoded by the coding sequence ATGACTACAGCACAGGCTTACGCTATCGGTTTTGTCATGGATCCGATCAGCAGCATCAATATTAAAAAAGACAGTACCTTCGCGATGATGCTCGAAGCGCAGCGGCGCGGCTGCCGTTTGTTTCACATCCTGCAAGGCGATTTGTGGGTGGATGATGGTGTGGTTTTCGCACGCATGAATCCTGTGACGGTGACGGACGATCCGGCGAATTGGTTTGCATTTGGTGAAGCGGTGGTGCGACCTTTGCATGAGTTACCCGTGGTATTGATGCGTAAAGATCCGCCCTTTGACATGGAATACATTTACAGCACTTATTTGCTGGAGCTGGCGCAGCAGCGCGGAACCTTGGTGCTCAATAAGCCGGAAAGTATTCGTTCTGCCAATGAAAAATTATTTGCGACTTGGTTTCCGCACTATTGCCCGCCGACGCGCGTTACCCGTGACATGGGTTTGATTCGCGACTTTTTACAAGAACAGCAGCATATTGTGGTAAAGCCGCTGGATGGTATGGGTGGTTCGATGATTTTTCAGGTGCGTCACGATGATCCGAACCGTAATGTGATTTTGGAAACCATTACGGCTCACGGTATACGCACAGTCATGGCGCAACGCTTTTTACCAGAATATAAACAAGGTGATAAGCGCATTTTGTTGATTGATGGCGAACCGTTTCCTCATGCTTTGGCGCGGATTCCGGCAGAAGGTGAGGGCAGGGCGAATTTGGCTGCTGGTGGTACGGGTGTGGGTGTGGATTTAACGGCACGTGAGTTTGAAATTTGCGCGGCAATTGCCCCGACGTTGCGGGCGATGGGGTTAACTTTTGTGGGGTTGGATGTGATTGGTGATTATGTCACCGAAATAAATGTGACTAGCCCGACGTGCATCCGTGAATTGGATAAGATTTATTCTGCCAACATTGCCAGCCTGCTGTTTGATGCGATTGAGCGCAGGCTGGCGGCAGGTTGA
- a CDS encoding YdcH family protein has translation MFGESHSLAVEFPEYKDQIHHLKMEDRHFARLFDEYHEVDAQLHRIEQSIEVHADDFVETLKLQRLHLKDELYGILQQAA, from the coding sequence ATGTTTGGAGAATCACACAGCCTTGCCGTCGAGTTCCCAGAATACAAAGACCAGATTCATCATTTAAAAATGGAAGATCGGCACTTCGCTCGTCTGTTTGATGAATACCACGAAGTAGATGCACAATTACACCGCATCGAACAGTCGATTGAAGTACATGCCGACGATTTTGTCGAAACCCTTAAATTGCAACGCCTGCACCTTAAGGATGAGCTTTACGGAATACTCCAGCAAGCCGCGTAG
- a CDS encoding OsmC family protein, whose protein sequence is MKARVKWLDNMSFVGESGSGHSIVMDGPPESGGRNLGVRPMEMLLLGLGGCASFDVVLILQKSKQQIIDCEVQIEAARADKEPKVFTRIHLHFVVTGRSVSAEKVERAIKLSAEKYCSASIMLAQMAEVTHDFELIEAP, encoded by the coding sequence GTGAAAGCAAGAGTGAAATGGTTGGACAATATGAGTTTTGTCGGCGAATCCGGCAGCGGTCATTCGATTGTGATGGATGGCCCGCCAGAGTCGGGTGGACGCAACCTTGGGGTGCGCCCGATGGAAATGTTGCTGCTGGGGTTGGGCGGGTGTGCTTCGTTTGACGTGGTATTAATTTTGCAAAAATCCAAGCAACAGATTATTGATTGCGAAGTGCAAATTGAAGCCGCGCGTGCTGACAAAGAACCCAAGGTGTTTACCCGCATTCACCTGCACTTCGTGGTTACAGGGCGTAGTGTGTCGGCGGAAAAAGTGGAACGTGCGATTAAGCTTTCTGCTGAGAAATACTGCTCTGCATCCATTATGTTGGCGCAAATGGCGGAAGTGACTCACGACTTTGAACTCATCGAAGCACCGTGA
- the speD gene encoding adenosylmethionine decarboxylase: MVERHQKQIRLHGFNNLTKTLSFNIYDICYARSPAHREEYLAYIDEEYNADRLTNILTNVADIIGANILNVARQDYDPQGASVTILVSEEPVLSEEKISTSTSARPGPYPEDVVAHLDKSHLTVHTYPESHPDNGISTFRADIDVSTCGRISPLKALNYLIHSLESDIVIMDYRVRGFTRDVKGKKHFIDHKINSIQNFLSPETKRNYSMMDVNVYQENIFHTKMMLKDFDLDNYLFGLGKNDYFEKDLKQIEAQLRKEMKEIYYGRNTGSL, encoded by the coding sequence TTGGTTGAGCGTCATCAAAAGCAGATTCGCCTGCACGGGTTTAATAACCTGACTAAAACCCTAAGCTTTAATATTTACGACATCTGCTACGCAAGGAGTCCGGCTCACCGTGAAGAATACCTCGCGTACATTGACGAAGAATACAATGCTGACCGTTTAACGAACATCCTCACCAACGTGGCGGACATTATCGGTGCGAACATTTTGAATGTGGCACGTCAGGATTATGACCCCCAAGGCGCGAGCGTGACGATTTTGGTATCTGAAGAGCCAGTGCTTTCAGAAGAAAAAATCTCCACATCCACGTCCGCACGTCCGGGGCCTTACCCCGAAGATGTGGTGGCACATCTGGATAAAAGCCACTTAACGGTGCATACCTACCCGGAAAGTCATCCCGACAATGGCATCAGTACCTTCCGTGCAGATATTGATGTTTCGACGTGTGGGCGCATCTCACCGCTGAAAGCATTGAATTATTTAATACATAGTTTGGAGTCCGATATTGTCATTATGGACTACCGGGTGCGTGGCTTTACCCGTGATGTGAAGGGTAAGAAGCACTTCATTGACCATAAAATCAACTCTATCCAAAACTTCCTGTCACCGGAAACCAAGCGTAATTACTCCATGATGGACGTTAACGTTTATCAGGAAAACATCTTCCACACTAAGATGATGTTGAAGGACTTTGACCTTGATAACTATTTGTTTGGTCTGGGTAAAAATGATTATTTTGAAAAAGACCTAAAACAAATCGAAGCCCAGTTACGCAAGGAAATGAAAGAAATTTATTACGGGCGTAACACCGGTAGTTTGTAA
- a CDS encoding C40 family peptidase: protein MSSVSVKPLVWFACGLAVVTLAGCSSENTKTAQAQNSGKYVVQLAHARNAKASFSKAPVLESNNVTLVDRVVWNAQKQQGKMYRFGGESPQTGFDCSGLTQFAFGQGAGVSLPRTAAAQYDAAVKVPRASATKGDLVFFNTRGRKVGHVGIYLGDNKFVHAPRTGKAITTEKLEGYWGQRIVGFGRIPGACRPAMS from the coding sequence ATGAGTAGTGTTAGTGTGAAGCCATTAGTTTGGTTTGCTTGCGGTTTGGCTGTTGTCACTTTGGCGGGTTGTTCTTCCGAGAACACCAAGACGGCTCAGGCGCAAAATAGTGGAAAGTATGTTGTCCAATTGGCACATGCTAGAAATGCGAAGGCAAGTTTTTCCAAAGCTCCCGTACTAGAGAGTAACAATGTTACTTTGGTAGATCGAGTGGTTTGGAATGCGCAAAAGCAGCAAGGCAAGATGTACCGTTTCGGTGGTGAATCACCACAAACAGGTTTCGATTGCAGTGGCTTAACGCAGTTTGCTTTTGGTCAAGGTGCTGGCGTTTCTTTGCCACGCACAGCAGCCGCTCAGTACGATGCCGCAGTTAAGGTTCCGCGTGCAAGTGCTACCAAAGGCGATTTAGTATTTTTCAATACCCGTGGTCGCAAAGTAGGTCATGTGGGTATCTATCTGGGTGACAATAAGTTTGTACATGCCCCACGTACCGGTAAGGCAATTACTACCGAGAAGTTGGAAGGCTATTGGGGTCAACGTATCGTTGGTTTCGGTCGCATTCCGGGTGCTTGCAGACCTGCAATGTCCTGA
- a CDS encoding DUF3530 family protein, which translates to MKLVAAVYTLASVAVLTLMVMRPPVQISNTATTTTAATAPATVTNQTVSAPAVPATPVATPATDSAVPATPPATSNKPAPDAKAVPDYAREQRLASEISDAIMDGEVVSLNDGTQNFMGILTAAEQPRGAVIILHGRGYHPDWEDVAHPLRTGLAAKGWTTLSLQMPVLEKEAKYYDYVPLFANADKRIDAGIAFLKQKGIAPVVLVAHSCGAHMAMNWINTRGDGDIAAYVGLGMGATDFEQDMVQAFPLDKMKVPVLDVYGEKEYPQVISLAAERQTLMQKAGNSNSKQMVLPEADHYFKDKGEELNAVVANWLNSLPL; encoded by the coding sequence ATGAAACTTGTCGCAGCCGTTTACACACTGGCTTCTGTCGCAGTATTAACCTTAATGGTCATGCGCCCCCCTGTTCAAATCAGCAATACAGCGACCACCACCACAGCGGCAACCGCCCCTGCAACCGTCACTAATCAAACGGTTAGTGCACCCGCAGTACCCGCGACACCCGTGGCAACTCCGGCAACCGATAGCGCAGTACCGGCAACACCGCCTGCAACATCCAATAAACCCGCACCTGATGCTAAAGCCGTGCCCGACTATGCGCGTGAACAACGCCTTGCCAGCGAAATCAGTGACGCGATTATGGATGGTGAAGTGGTTAGCCTGAACGATGGCACACAAAATTTCATGGGAATTCTCACTGCGGCTGAACAACCGCGCGGCGCGGTCATTATCTTGCACGGGCGCGGCTATCACCCGGACTGGGAAGATGTTGCACACCCATTGCGCACCGGTTTAGCCGCCAAAGGCTGGACAACACTATCGTTGCAAATGCCCGTTTTGGAAAAAGAAGCCAAGTACTACGATTACGTGCCCTTGTTTGCCAACGCCGATAAGCGGATTGATGCAGGTATCGCCTTCCTCAAGCAAAAGGGAATTGCACCCGTGGTACTCGTCGCCCACAGTTGTGGTGCGCACATGGCAATGAACTGGATTAACACCAGAGGCGATGGTGACATCGCGGCTTATGTGGGGTTAGGCATGGGAGCAACGGACTTCGAGCAAGACATGGTGCAAGCCTTTCCACTCGACAAAATGAAAGTGCCGGTACTGGACGTATACGGCGAAAAAGAGTACCCGCAAGTCATCAGCCTTGCAGCAGAACGTCAAACACTCATGCAGAAAGCAGGCAACAGCAATTCCAAACAAATGGTACTACCAGAAGCTGATCACTACTTCAAAGACAAAGGCGAAGAGCTAAACGCTGTCGTCGCCAACTGGCTGAACAGCTTACCGCTGTAA
- a CDS encoding rubrerythrin family protein, protein MELKGSKTEQHLKDAFAGESQANRRYLYFAAKADVEGYNDVATVFRSTAEGETGHAHGHLEYLEASGDPATGLPIGPTAANLKASIAGETHEYTDMYPGMAKDAREEGFDEIADWFETLAKAERSHANRFQKALDNLDA, encoded by the coding sequence ATGGAACTGAAGGGAAGTAAGACAGAACAGCATCTGAAAGATGCCTTTGCTGGTGAATCACAAGCCAACCGCCGTTATTTGTACTTCGCAGCCAAAGCTGACGTAGAAGGCTACAACGACGTTGCGACTGTATTCCGCTCCACTGCGGAAGGTGAAACTGGTCATGCGCACGGTCACTTGGAATACTTGGAAGCTTCTGGCGACCCAGCAACTGGTCTGCCAATCGGCCCGACGGCTGCTAACCTGAAAGCCTCTATCGCGGGCGAAACCCACGAGTACACTGACATGTACCCTGGTATGGCGAAAGACGCGCGTGAAGAAGGTTTCGACGAAATCGCTGACTGGTTCGAGACACTGGCAAAAGCGGAGCGTTCACACGCTAACCGTTTCCAGAAAGCACTGGATAATCTGGACGCTTAA
- a CDS encoding heterodisulfide reductase-related iron-sulfur binding cluster: MATPTREGSLQAPTRHALDWKNPEFYNEDAVLHEMERVFDLCHGCRRCVSLCNSFPTLFDLVDESSTMEVDGVDKKDYWKVVDHCYLCDLCYMTKCPYIPPHEWNIDFPHLMLRAKAVKFKQGETKLRDKILSSTDLVGSLAGIPVVSGVVNAMNQNATFRKGLEKVLGVHPDAKIPSYHSDTGRKRVSRLHVAEGQAVPAGRTTGKVAIFATCYGNRNEPHIVEDLAKVFAHNAMPVTLLDKEQCCGMPKLELGDLESVAAAKDVNIPAMMKLINEGWDIVGPVPSCVLMFKQELPLMFPDDADVQTVKGRIFDPFEYLMLRHKEGKLNTNFKKSLGKVSYHTSCHLRVQNIGYKTRELLELVPDTKLELLERCSGHDGTYAVKSEFHDISIKICRPLFGKVNQAKPDYYGSDCPMAGHQIESGLDEGMPLPTHPLTMLRIAYGL; this comes from the coding sequence ATGGCAACCCCGACTCGCGAAGGCAGCCTACAAGCCCCTACCCGTCACGCGCTGGACTGGAAAAACCCCGAATTTTACAACGAAGATGCCGTCTTGCATGAAATGGAGCGCGTTTTCGATCTGTGTCACGGTTGCCGCCGTTGCGTCAGTCTGTGCAATTCCTTCCCCACCTTATTCGATTTGGTGGATGAGTCCTCCACGATGGAAGTGGATGGCGTTGATAAAAAAGATTATTGGAAGGTCGTTGATCATTGCTATCTGTGCGACCTGTGTTACATGACCAAATGCCCCTATATTCCGCCGCACGAGTGGAATATCGACTTCCCGCACCTGATGCTGCGTGCCAAGGCGGTGAAGTTCAAGCAGGGTGAAACGAAGTTGCGCGATAAAATCCTCAGCTCCACTGATTTGGTGGGGTCATTGGCGGGGATTCCGGTGGTGTCTGGTGTGGTGAATGCCATGAATCAGAATGCCACTTTCCGTAAAGGTTTGGAAAAAGTGTTGGGTGTTCACCCGGATGCGAAAATCCCTAGTTATCACAGTGATACGGGGCGTAAGCGCGTCAGTCGTTTGCATGTCGCCGAAGGGCAAGCAGTTCCCGCTGGGCGCACCACTGGCAAGGTGGCTATTTTTGCAACCTGTTATGGCAATCGCAACGAGCCACATATTGTCGAAGACTTGGCTAAGGTATTTGCGCATAACGCTATGCCGGTGACGTTGCTGGACAAGGAGCAATGCTGTGGAATGCCCAAGTTAGAGTTGGGTGATTTGGAATCTGTGGCAGCGGCGAAAGATGTGAATATTCCGGCAATGATGAAACTCATCAACGAGGGTTGGGATATTGTCGGCCCCGTGCCGTCGTGTGTGCTGATGTTCAAGCAGGAATTGCCGCTGATGTTCCCTGATGATGCCGATGTGCAAACGGTGAAAGGGCGTATTTTCGACCCGTTCGAGTATCTGATGTTGCGCCACAAGGAAGGCAAGTTGAACACCAACTTCAAAAAGTCCTTGGGCAAAGTCAGCTACCACACGTCTTGCCATTTGCGGGTGCAGAACATCGGCTACAAAACCCGCGAACTGCTGGAATTAGTGCCGGATACCAAGTTGGAATTGCTGGAACGCTGTTCCGGGCATGACGGTACGTATGCTGTGAAGAGCGAATTCCACGATATTTCGATAAAAATTTGCCGTCCGCTGTTCGGTAAGGTCAATCAGGCTAAGCCGGATTATTACGGCAGCGATTGCCCGATGGCGGGACATCAAATCGAGAGTGGGTTGGATGAGGGTATGCCTCTGCCAACGCATCCGCTGACCATGTTACGCATTGCTTACGGTTTGTAA
- a CDS encoding DUF3501 family protein yields MEKLTRADLLSLEQYSIERKAFREKVMAHKADRKIHIGPNATLYFEDRLTMQYQIQEMLRIEKIFESAGINEELESYNPLIPDGSNWKATFMVEFSDVEERKVQLGRLIGIERHTWVQVAGFDKVYAIANEDLERETEEKTSAVHFTRFELTPIMVASAKEGAVIQMGIEHPNYAHTVTLSEASRASLSADLG; encoded by the coding sequence ATGGAAAAGTTGACCCGTGCAGATTTGCTGAGTCTGGAACAGTATTCAATCGAGCGCAAAGCCTTCCGCGAGAAGGTGATGGCGCACAAAGCTGATCGCAAAATACACATCGGCCCGAATGCGACGCTGTATTTTGAAGATCGCTTAACCATGCAATACCAGATTCAGGAAATGCTGCGGATTGAGAAGATTTTCGAGTCCGCTGGTATTAATGAGGAACTGGAATCGTATAACCCGTTAATTCCCGATGGCTCGAACTGGAAAGCGACCTTCATGGTCGAGTTTTCCGATGTGGAAGAGCGCAAGGTGCAACTGGGGCGGCTGATCGGGATTGAGCGGCATACGTGGGTGCAGGTGGCGGGTTTCGACAAGGTTTACGCGATTGCCAATGAAGATTTGGAGCGCGAAACCGAGGAGAAAACCTCGGCAGTGCATTTTACGCGCTTTGAGTTGACCCCGATTATGGTGGCTTCCGCGAAGGAGGGTGCGGTGATTCAGATGGGGATTGAGCATCCGAATTATGCGCATACCGTGACGTTGAGCGAAGCTTCGCGAGCTTCACTCTCCGCTGATTTGGGTTAA
- the ispB gene encoding octaprenyl diphosphate synthase encodes MDFNTIRQLADADMQAVNALIQRRLHSDVVLINQLSHYIIGSGGKRLRPLLALLVARACGYQGDRHVDVAAIVEFIHTATLLHDDVVDESDMRRGKETANNVWGNQAAVLVGDFLYSRSFEMMVDVGSMRVMEILSTTTNVIAEGEVLQLLNCHDPDTSEERYMDVIHSKTAKLFEAACQLGAVLTGLSAEHEQAMAKYGMHLGTAFQLVDDVLDYTADAEEMGKNVGDDLAEGKPTLPLIIAIQRSDAATATILRSAIEQGGLDQIDAIMQAITDTKAIDYTLERAKGETESAIASLQCLPDSDYRQALESLAWFAINRSH; translated from the coding sequence ATGGATTTCAATACAATTCGCCAACTTGCCGATGCTGACATGCAGGCAGTCAATGCTTTAATCCAGCGTCGTCTGCATTCCGATGTCGTGCTTATCAACCAACTCAGCCATTATATTATTGGCAGCGGGGGTAAACGCCTGCGCCCGTTACTCGCGCTGCTGGTGGCACGTGCCTGCGGCTATCAGGGCGACAGACACGTTGATGTTGCTGCGATTGTGGAATTCATCCACACCGCCACCCTGCTACATGACGACGTAGTGGACGAGTCCGATATGCGCCGTGGCAAGGAAACTGCCAACAACGTATGGGGCAATCAAGCCGCCGTGCTGGTGGGCGATTTCCTGTATTCGCGCTCGTTTGAAATGATGGTGGACGTAGGCAGTATGCGGGTGATGGAAATTTTATCCACCACCACCAATGTGATTGCGGAAGGCGAAGTACTGCAATTGCTCAACTGCCACGATCCTGACACGTCCGAAGAACGTTACATGGACGTGATTCATTCCAAAACCGCGAAATTGTTTGAAGCGGCGTGTCAGTTGGGAGCAGTGCTGACTGGATTGAGTGCGGAACACGAGCAGGCGATGGCAAAATATGGGATGCACTTAGGCACTGCATTCCAGTTGGTCGATGACGTGTTGGATTACACCGCTGATGCTGAGGAAATGGGTAAAAACGTCGGTGATGATTTAGCCGAAGGTAAGCCCACGTTGCCGCTGATTATTGCGATACAGCGCAGCGATGCGGCGACGGCTACCATCCTCCGCAGTGCTATTGAACAGGGCGGGTTGGATCAAATTGATGCCATTATGCAGGCGATTACCGACACCAAGGCGATTGATTACACGTTGGAACGTGCCAAGGGTGAAACGGAAAGTGCGATTGCCAGCTTGCAATGCCTGCCGGATAGCGACTATCGACAGGCGTTGGAATCACTGGCGTGGTTTGCGATTAATCGTAGTCATTAA
- the rplU gene encoding 50S ribosomal protein L21, producing MYAVIVTGGKQYRVAQGDSIFVEKLDVEEGANIDFDNVLMVGEGESVQIGAPYVAGAKVTANVVAQTRGVKVRIMKFRRRKHHQKCTGHRQYLTQIEITGISAA from the coding sequence ATGTATGCGGTCATCGTAACGGGCGGTAAACAGTACCGCGTCGCTCAAGGCGACAGCATCTTCGTTGAAAAACTGGATGTAGAAGAAGGCGCAAACATTGATTTCGATAATGTCCTGATGGTCGGGGAAGGTGAATCCGTGCAAATCGGCGCACCTTACGTTGCAGGCGCGAAAGTGACTGCTAACGTTGTGGCCCAGACTCGCGGCGTGAAAGTGCGGATCATGAAATTCCGCCGCCGTAAGCACCATCAGAAATGTACTGGTCACCGCCAGTACCTGACACAAATCGAAATCACTGGCATTTCAGCAGCGTAA
- the rpmA gene encoding 50S ribosomal protein L27 — translation MAHKKAGGSTRNGRDSESKRLGVKRFGGQFVLAGNILVRQRGTRFHAGENVGIGKDHTLFAKASGVVVFKQKGAENRKFVSIQPVEGCSA, via the coding sequence ATGGCACACAAAAAGGCAGGCGGTAGTACCCGCAACGGTCGCGATTCAGAATCGAAACGACTCGGCGTAAAACGCTTTGGTGGTCAATTCGTTCTGGCTGGTAACATTCTGGTTCGCCAGCGTGGCACGCGCTTCCATGCCGGTGAGAATGTAGGTATTGGTAAAGACCATACCTTGTTCGCCAAGGCATCCGGCGTAGTGGTTTTCAAGCAAAAAGGCGCGGAAAACCGCAAGTTTGTAAGCATTCAGCCTGTTGAAGGTTGTTCCGCTTAA